AACGAGAGCCGGGTTTTGTGCGTCGATAAGGGCATGAGGACTTCAGGGGCGGGGAAGGGCGGCGCTTTGATCGCCGTGGCCGGCGCGGTGGCGCTCGGCGTGACGGGGTGCGCGTCGAACTCCGCGAATTCGGGCGAGAGCAAGACCTCCACCACTGACGCGGTGCAGCAGGCGGCGGCCGTGGCCGGGACGTCGTCGGCGCCGGCCGCCGCGCACGCGGCCGCGGACGATCTGACGTCTTCCGTGCCCAACCGGCCGGCCGGCGGCGCGGCGAACAGCGGTCCCGCGGCCGTCCCCGGCGCCGCCCCGGCGGCGGCCCGGAACACCAACCCGGTGCCCAAGCTGACGACCAAGCCGCAGCCGATCCTGCACCCGACCAAGCCGACGGCGCCGACCACGCCCGCGCCGCCCAAGACCACCGGCTCCAACTGGCTGTCCGGCGTGCCGCTGGGCCACAACACCCCCGGCGCCCTGGACCCGCGCTGCAAGACCGGCCGCGTCATCTGCATCGACATGAGCACCCGCACCCTGCTCTGGGTGGTCAACGGCAAGGTGCAGTACGGGATGGACGTCCGCTTCGGCGACGAGAACAACCCGACCCGCAAGGGCAAGTTCGACATCTACCTGAAGATGGAGCACTGCATCTCGACGATCTACCACACGTCGATGCCGGATGCGATGTTCTTCAGCGGCGGCGAGGCCGTGCACTTCTCCATCGACTTCGCGACCTACGGCTACGCGCACCACTCGCACGGCTGTGTGAACGTCCGCGACCGGGCGGCCGTGGCGAAGCTGTTCGCCGACACCCGGCTCGGGGACAGCGTGGTCGTTTACTGAGCTTCGCGATCCCTCGTACCCGCAGCACTTCGCACCCGCAGCACTTCGCACCCGCAGCACTTCGCGCCTGCGGTATACCTCGTAGCCGAGATACCTCGGCGCCGAGGTATCTCGGCTACGAGGTACTGAGCGCGCAGTTCGGGCGTCTCCTGCTGTCGTGACTCCGGTCACCAGGTGAGGAGGCGCCCGTGACCGTTTTGATACAGTCTTACTACGTGCGTTTCCTCAACCAGTACTCACCTCCGTACGACCTCACGTACGACGACGTTTTCATGGTCCCCGCGCGATCCCAGGTGGGTTCCCGCCTGGCCGTGGACCTGAGTTCCTCCGACGGCACCGGGACCACGATCCCGCTGGTCGTGGCCAACATGACGGCCGTCGCCGGCCGCCGGATGGCCGAGACCATCGCCCGCCGCGGCGGCATCGCGGTCATCCCGCAGGACATCCCGCTCGACGTGGTCGCCGAGGTGATCGGCTGGGTCAAGGACCGCAGCCCGGTCTACGACACCCCGGTCACGCTCGCGCCCACCAGCACCGTCGGCGAGGCGCTGGCGCTGCTGCCGAAGCGGTCGCACGGCGCGCTGGTCGTGGTGGACGGGGACGGCCGCCCGGCCGGCATCGTCACCGAGGCCGACTGCGCCGGCACCGACCGGTTCACCAACGTCAGCGACGTCATGTCCCGCGACCTGCTCACCATCCCGGACGGCACCTCCGCCGAGGCCGCGTTCGACGCCCTGGACGGCAAGCACCGCCTGGCGCCGGTCGTGGACGCCGACGGCCGCCTCACCGGCCTGTGGACTCGCAAGGGCGCGCTGCGCTCGGCGCTGTACAAGCCGGCGGTCGACGACCAGGGCCGGCTCCGCGTCGGCGCCGCGATCGGCATCAACGGCGACGTGGCGGCGCGCGCCAAGGAACTCCTCGCGGCCGGCGCCGACGTGCTCGTCATCGACACCGCGCACGGCCACCAGGAGAAGATGTTCGAGGCCCTGACCGCGGTGCGCGCCCTGAACCCGGGCGTCCCGCTGGTCGCCGGCAACGTGGTGTCCCCGGAGGGCACCCGCGACCTGATCGAGGCCGGCGCGGACATCGTCAAGGTCGGCGTCGGCCCCGGCGCCATGTGCACCACGCGCATGATGACCGGCGTCGGCCGCCCGCAGTTCTCGGCCGTCTACGAGTGCGCGGCAGAAGCCCACCGCCTCGGCAAGCACGTGTGGGCCGACGGCGGCGTCCGCCACCCCCGCGACGTGGCGCTGGCCCTGGCCGCCGGCGCGTCGAACGTGATGATCGGCTCCTGGTTCGCCGGCACCTACGAGTCCCCGGGCGACGCCGTGCGCGACGGCGACGGACGCCTCTACAAGGAGAACTTCGGCATGGCCTCGGCGCGCGCAGTGCGCCTGCGCACCGCCGAGGACTCCGCCTTCGACCGCGCCCGCAAGGCGCTGTTCGAGGAGGGGATCTCCAGCTCGCGGATGTACCTCGACCGCGACCGCCCGGGCGTGGAAGACCTCGTCGACGCCATCATTGCCGGAGTGCGCAGCTCGTGCACCTACGCCGGGGCGAAGGACCTGGCGCAGTTCCACGAGCGGGCCGTGGTCGGCGTGCAGAGCGCTGCCGGATTCGCGGAAGGGAAGCCGCTGCACAGCAGCTGGTAGTTCGCTATAGCACTGAGGTGCGTATGGATACGCACCTCAGTGCTGGATCAGCCGTAGTAAGGCGGGTTCTGCTGCTGCCCACGATAGGGATCGGTTCCATACGGATCGACACCATACGGGTCGCTCCCATAAGGGTTCTGTCCGTAAGGATCCGCCACAGGTTGCGTTTGTGGCTGTGGCTGTGGCTGTGGGGGCGGTGCGGGTGCCGGGTACGGCGCGGGACGCGGCATCCGGTGCGGACCGCTGCCGGCGCGCGTCCCGTCCAGGTTCCACTCGCCGCTCCGCCGACTCTCCGGCATGCGCGCGACCGGCGTGGCGCGTCCCCCGCCGCGCCGCGCGCCGGGCAGCGTGTCCTCGGCGAGAGCGTCGTCCGCGGCGAGGTCGTCGATCACGCTGCGCCGGCCGCCGCGGCGCTCGCGCAGGTCCGGGTAGGTCAGGCGCGAGCTCTGCGGCTCGTCGCCGTGGCCGCTCTCGCGACCGGCCTCGTGCCCGCCCTCGCCGGCGGCGAAGTACGCCGCCAGCGCGGTGGTGATCGGCACCGCCGCTGCCAGGCCGATCGAGCCCACCAGGGTGCGCACGATCTCCTCGGCCACCACCTCGGCCCCGGCCGCGCCGCTCCAGCCCTGGCTGGACGTGGTCATCAGGACGAACAGCGGCAGGCTGCCGCCAGCGTACGCCAGCACCAGGGTGTTCACCGTGGAGCCGATGTGGTCCCGGCCGATGCGCATGCCGACGCGGAACAGCTCGGCGGCGCCCATCGTCGGGTCGGCGGCCTTCAGCTCCCAGACCGAGGACACCTGTGTGGCGGTGACGTCGTTGAGCACGCCGAGCGCGCCGATGATGATGCCGGCCAGCAGCAGCCCTTGGACGTCGACCTTGTGGAAGTAGCCCGCGACGGTCGCGGCGTTGTCGTCGCCGAGCCCGGTCAGGTGGGCCAGTTTGGTCCCGGCCTCTCCGAGCCCGCCGATCAGCGCCAGGCTGATCGCCGTGCCCAGGACGGCCACGGATGTCCGTACCGACACCCCGTGCGTCGCGTAGAGCGCCGCGAACAGGATGACACCCGCGGTGACCGCCGCGACCTCGATCGAGTTCTCGCCGCCGACGATCGCCGGCAGCGTGAACTTCACGAGCACTCCGAACGACACGGCCAGCGCCGCGATCGCCCCGGCCCCGCGCCAGCGCCCGACCACCAGGACGAACAGCGCGAACGCGATCGCCAGGCTCATCAGCGGCGGGCCGCGCTGGAAGTCCTTGATGTTGTACTGGCCGTCCGCCGGCTGGCTCTTGTCGTAGGTGAGGACCAGGCCGTCGCCGACCGAGTACTTGGGAGTGCTCGGGTCCACGCCCACGGTCACCGTCGCGGTCGAGCCCTTGGTGGGCCCGCTGGTGATCTGGATGGTCAGCTGGTCGTTGGTGGTGTCCAGCCCGCCCGGCGCGGTGGTGGTGCTGCCGCCGGCCGGCGGCGCGGTGCCGCCGTTCGGTCCGGGCTGCACCAGCGTCGAAGCCGTCACCGTGCCCTGCACCCACACCTGCGGCGGGATCGGCGACTTCGCCGCCGACGGCCACAGGAGCACGAGCCCGGCCACCGCCGCCGCGGCCACCGGCAACAGCAGCGCGGTGATCAGGGTCCGCAGCCGGGGTGAGGCCGGGGTCGCCGGGCCGTGGCCGTGCGAGTGCCCGTGGGAGTGTCCGTGACCGGACCCGCCCCGGCCGGAGCTCTCCTGCGCAGACCTCGATCGGCGGCTGCTCACGGCCATCGGCTCTCCGTGGGTCGGTGGTGCGGGGACGGCGCTCGGAGCCCGCTGGAGGTGGGTCCGGGCTGCCGCCACACGATAGCGGCTGAAGGTAAGAACGACGCTTCGGCGTGAACATCTTTGCGGATTTTTGACTGGTGTCGATATTGGTCGTGGGCTGGTTACGGACTGGTTGGGACACCTCCGGAATCACTGTCGGACAAAGGCCTTTGTGGTGTTATCACTCGGTACGGTAGGGCCTGGCGACGTCACCACGCCCTAAGCTGGCGCGCGGTGGCGGTCCGCCGGGAGCGCCTGAGCCGGGAGGTCGGGTGCAGTGACGGTCGCACGGTCCATCGCATTGTTCGTGGTCGCGGCGGTCCTGGAGATCGGCGGCGCGTGGCTGATCTGGCAGGGCGTGCGGGAGCACCGCGGCTGGGGGTGGACGGCGTGCGGGGCGGTGAGTCTGGCGTTGTACGGGTTCGTCGCGACGTTGCAGCCCTCCTCGGACTTCGGGCGGGTCCTGGCCGCCTACGGCGGGGTGTTCGTGGCGGGCTCGTTGCTGTGGGCCTGGGTCGCCGACGGCTACCGGCCGGACCGCTTCGACGTCATCGGCGCGGCGGTCTGCCTGGTGGGCATGGCGATCATCATGTACGCGCCACGGCGCTGAGGTCGGCGGCGGTGCTATCGCCGGTCCTGCGGGCCCTTGCCGCATGTACGCGCCATGGCGGTGAGGTCGGTGGCGGTGCTTTCGCCGGTCCTGCGGGCCCTTGCCGCTCTGGCCGGCCTGGCCGGCCTGGCGATCCTGGCGGTTCCGTCGCGCCGCGCGCCGGCGCGCGGCATCATCGACGCATGCGGGTGACGGTGCTGGGCGGCAGCGGGGCGTGGCCGGTGGCAGGCGACGCGTGCAGCGGGTTTCTGTTAACTCATGAGGGTTTCTCCATCCTGGTCGACGCGGGCTACGCGGTACTGCCGCGACTGCTGGAACTGATGCCGGCGGAGCAGCTGGACGCCGTCTACATCAGCCACGGGCATCCCGACCACTGTGCCGATCTCAATCCTTTGCTTCGAGCTCGGGCGCTGGGCGGCGCCGACCCCGACCCCCTGCCCGTCTACGCACCGCACGGCGCCCTGAACGCCGTACTGGCCCTGGACCGGCCGGGGATGCTCGACGCCGCCGTGGCACGCCGCGACTTCGAGCCGGGGGAGTCGTTCTCGGTCGGGCCGTTCGACCTGCGCACCTCGCTCCTGCCGCACTGGGTACCCAACGCGGGGGTGCGGGCCGCGGCCGGCGGCCACGCCGTCGTCTACACCGGGGACTGTGGTCCGCACCCCGCGCTCGTCGAGTTGGCGCGGGGTGCGGACGCACTCATCGCCGAGGCCACGTATCCGGAGGTGATGGCCGCTGGCGATGCCCCCTACCTGTCGACCGCCCGGCAGGCGGCACGGCAGGCATCGGAAGCGGGTGTCGGCAGGCTGGTGCTGACGCACCTGTGGCCGGGCTCAGAGCCGGGGGAGTCCCTCGACGCGGCGGCGAAGGAGTACGGCGGGCGTACCCACGTCGCGCGCGGCGGGCTGTCCTTCGACGCGTAGCCGGGCCGCAGCCCTGCTCAACCCGCTGTCACGCTCACCGCCCCGGAATCGCTCGGGGCGTGCTCGGCGTCGCCGCTGTACTTCGCGGAGGCGGTATGCCGGCCCGGGCCGAGCTCGACCTGCACCATGGCCTTTCCGGCGGACATCGGGATCGGGCCGGAGGAGGCGTCGTCGACCGTGAAGGTCACGCTGCCGGTGGCCGCCGAGGCGCCGCTCCCGCGGTGGGCCGGCGACACCCGGGCCGACATGGTCACGATGCCGTCGCTGTTGGATACGGACAGCCTGGTGACCGTCTCGGACATGCCGGCCGCAGAGGATGCCGAGGATGTCTTGGAGCCGGAATCCTGCCGACCGTCGGAGGAACCGGACCCGGTGCTGTGCGAGGCGACCTTCGCGCCATGGGCGGCAGTCCGGCCCGAGGTGGTCGAGGAGCCGGAGCCGGTGTGTCCGGCCGCGTGCCCGCCGGACCGGCTGCCGCCGGCATGTCCGGTCGCGTGAGAAGCCGAGTGACCCGCACCGGTGTGCCCCGGCGAGCGCGAGCCCGAGCCCGAGTGACCCGTGCCGCTGCGCCCGGCGGAGTGCCCGGCGGAGTGTCCGGAGTGCCCGGTCGCGTGTCCCGGGTGTCCACTCCGGTGGCTGCCGGCCGTGGTCCCGGAGTGCCCGGAACCCGGGCCCGGACCCGCAGGCTGCCCGGCGGCGAACGCCACCCCCGGCGTCAGCACCATCGCGGCCGCTGTGGCCGCGACCACCGCCCCCGAGTAGCGGCGGGTGCGGGATGTGGTCAAAGTCGTGCGAAACATGATGTCCTCCAGATCGTGGTGATCGGTGACCATCCGGTCCGGCGACGGGGCGTCGGCGCGGTTCCCGGTGGTGAGGACAACTCTCCCGGATATCCACAAACCGGACATCCGTCATCCTGCTGAGATCAGACTGCGGTGATCAGACGAGGCCGAACGGGTGACAACGGGCCCGCCCGGTCACTCCTCGTCGAGGAATCCCATCCGCCGGCCGAGCACCGGATCGGTCTCCCACCAGGGGCGGGTCCGCTTCGCCTCCTCGCCGCTGGCGGCCGCGCCGACGGTGGCCGGAGAAGTATGAGAAATAGACGCGGGCGTGGACGCGTCTACGTCATCCGTCTCGGCACCGGTTCCGCTGCCTGCGACAGCGGCAGTGGCAGCGACACCAGCGGCGGCCGTCGAAGCGGTCCCGTAGACGATCGCGCCCTCGGCCTCCAACGCGTCCAGCTCCGCGTCCACCTCGGCGGCCCGGTCACGGTCCTCGTCGAACATCCGCCGCCACAGCGCCCCGAGGAACGGCACCCCGGCCAGGTCCCCGATCAGCCACAGCGCCCCGCCGCCCCACACCTGGTCCTGCCTCGGCGACAGCCCGCCCGGCCGGTTCAGCGCCGTGTACCAGTCCCCGGCGACCAGGTGGTGCCCCAGCATCAGCGTCAGGCCCAGCGCGCCGTCGGCGATCGCCTCCGCGAACGTGATCCACACCGACACCAGGTGCGGGTACTCCTTCGGCACCGGGTCCAGGCGCAGCCGCGTCCAGTAGTAGAAGAACCCGAGCGCGCTCAGCGCGAAGCTCAGGACCCACGCCGCGCCCCGCGAGCGCAGCGTGTCCTCGTAGATCGGCGAGAAGTAGACGGTGAACGGCGTCACCAGGAACACGATCGACACCACGGCCGGGAACGTCAGCAGGGCCGCGATCCGCGTCGCCAGCACCCGCCGCACCGCGCCGGCCAGCCATTGCGGGCCGCCGTCGATCGCCAGCGTCAGCGGCATCCCGAGCGCCAGGAACAGCGGCACCACCATGAGCAGGGTGATGATCTGCACGGCCCGCGGCCAGAACATCACCTGTTGGTACACCGCCAGGAACGACATCGTCGTCCAGGCGAACAGCGCCAGCCCGATGACGAAGACCACGGTGCGGTGCACCGGCCAGCGCGTGCCGCGGCGCCGCGCCACGACCGTCCCGGCCACGTAGAGCGCCGCGACGACCAGCAGGATCGCCCCGACGTATGGGTTCAGCCGCCACGCCGAGCCCACCTGGGCCCCGCCCAGCGGAGCGGGCATCGGAACGGCCGTCAAGGCTGGCGTCACCATGGGTCCTGGCCCCTGCTCATATCGACGTGCGTGGTGGTTCCGCCCTGAAAAGGACGGGAAGCGCAGCCATTTTATGACTGCGCTTCCCGGTCTCGGCGGGCAGGTCCCGCGGACCCGCCGCGTTCACCTCCGAGCGGACGTCAGCCGCTCACCGCCGAGTTGTAGTCGCTGATCAGCTTCGAGATCTTCGTCGAGGCGTCGGACAGCGCCGAGTCCGCCGACGTGCCGGTGGTCGCCACCGACAGCATCGCCTGCTCCAGGTCGGCCCGCGCCTGCGGCATCACGCCGAGCAGGCAGCCCGCGGTGGCGGCGCTCGGCTGGGTGGCCTTCAGCTCGTCGATCGCGGTCTGGAACTGCGGGTGCGCCTGCCGGTAGGCGACGTCCGTCGGGTCCTGCAGCGCCGAGACGCTGACCGGGAAGTAGCCGGTCGCCTGGTGCCAGGCGGCCTGCTGCTGCGCCGAGGCGGCGAACTTCGCGAACTCCCACGACGCGCGGACCTCGGCGTCGGAGTGCCCGACGCGGTCGATCCACAGCGAGGCGCCGCCGATGATCGGGCCGCCGGTGTCGGAGGCCGAGACCTTCGGGAACGGCGCGGTGGCCACGGTGAACGGCGAGGACGCCTTGGAACCGGCGTCCACGTAGCCGCCGAGCACGCCGGTGGACTCCAGGTTCATCGCCACCTTGCCGGCCTTGAACGCGGCCTGCGCGTCCGTGGTCGGCCGGCCGGTGTTCAGCGCCTCGCCGCTCTTGACCAGCCCGGACCACCAGTTGGTGTAGGTGAGCGGGGCGCCGGAGGTGATGTTCAGCTTGGTCGCCGGCGCGGTGCGGCCGTTGCCGTTGTCGCAGTACAGCGAGCCGGACTCGGCGGCCAGCTGCTCCACGAACCAGCCGTAGTCGGCGGCGCCGAAGCCGTACTGCGTGGTCTTGCCGCTCCCGTCCTTGACGGTCAGCTTCTGCGCGTCGGCGGCCAGTTCGTCCAGGGTCTTCGGCGGGTTCGACGGGTCCAGCCCGGCCTTCTTGAACGCCTCGACGTTGATGTACAGCAGCGGCATCGAGGAGTTGAAGGGCATCGACTCCAGCTTGCCGCCGACCGTGTAGTAGTTGGCGATGTTCGGCTGCAGGTCGGCCAGCGAGTAGCCGTCCTTGGCCGCGAGGTCCGCGACCGGCACGGCCTGCTTGGAGTCCACCATGAACCGGGTGCCGACGTCGTAGACCTGCATGATCGACGGCGTGGTGTGCGAGGACACCGCCGTCTTGTACTTCGCGATCGCGTCGTCGTACGAGCCCTGGAAGCTGTCCGTGACGTGGATCTTGCCCTGGTACTTGGCGTTGAAGGCGTCGACGATCGCGGTGACCGCCTTCTGGTTGGTGCCCTGCATGCTGTGCCAGAAGGTCAGGTTCACGACCCCCTTGGCGTTGGTCAGCGCGTCGGCGCCGGGGACGCCGCCCCCGGCGGACGAGCCGCCCTTCGAAGACGACGAGCTGCAGGCCGTCAGCGCGACTCCGGCGGCCAGCAGGCCGGCGGCCACACGCAGCGAGCGCGTGCGGAGTGTTCTCCTCATTGAGGTTCTCCCCTGTTGATGGTGAAGGTGGCGATGGTGCGTGGGTGAAGCGGCTACTTGACGGCTCCGCTGGTCAGGCCCTTGACGATGAACTTCTGGCCGAACACCACCAGCAGCAGCGTCGGCAGCACCGAGCAGGCGACGCCGGCCAGGATCAGCCGCGGGTCGGCGGACTCGGAGTTGTTCAGCTGCGACATCCCCAGCTGCAGCGTCTGCATCTTGGGGTCGTCGGTCACCAGCAGCGGCCAGAAGTACTGGTTCCAGGCGGACAGGAACGAGTACACGGCGATCGCGGCGATGGTCGGCCGCGACACCGGCACGACGATCCGCCACAGGAACCGCAGGTGCCCCGAGCCGTCGATCTTGGCCGCGTCGCGCAGCTCCATCGGGAACTGCAGGAACGACTGCCGCAGCATGAAGGTGCCGAACGCGGAGGCCAGGAACGGCAGCACCAGCGCGAAGTAGGTGTTCGCCAGGTGCGCGTTCGAGATCGTCTTGTAGTTGGGGATGATGATCGCCTCCCAGGGGATCATCAGCGTCGCCAGGAAGAGCCCGAACACCGCCGTGCGCCACTTCACCGGCAGGAAGACGAACGCGTACGCGGCCAGCAGGGAGGTCGCCAGCTGGGCGACCGTGATGATCACTGCCACGACCACGCTGTTCAGGTACTGGCGTGCCAGCGGGATCGCGTGGAAGACGTCCACGAAGTTCCCTGGGTGGATCCCGGAGGGGACCAGCGCCGGCGGGGCCTTGATCAGGTCCCGGGTCGGCATGATGCTGCCGGCCAGCGCGTAGTAGACCGGGAACACCACCGCGAGCGCCGCGATGATAAGCACCAGATATACGAGGACCTTCGCTATGCGGTCCTTCACGAGCGCGCTCACCGGTAGAACACCTTCCGCTCCAGCACCCCGAACTGGATCGCGGTGAGTACCAGCACGATGAACAGCAGCACGATGGCGTAGGCGCTGGCCGTGCCGAGGTCGCTGTTCCCGTTCTCGAAGCCCTTGTTGTAGATGGCGTAGACCAGCGTCATCGCCTTGCCCTCGGGGCCGCCCTCCGGAGCGAGGATCCGGATGGCGGTGAACGCCTGGAGGGAGTTGATGGTCGAGACCACGGTGAGGAAGAACAGCTGGGGCGAGAGCAGCGGCACCAAGATGGAGCGGTTCAGTCTCCAGCCGGTGGCACCGTCCAGGCGCGCCGCCTCGATGATGTCGCCGGGGACCGCCGCCACGCCGGCGGACAGCACGAGCACGTTGTACCCGAGCGTCATCCACACCTGCACGACCACCACGGACAGCAGCACCCACCTGGGGTCGGTCAGCCAGCCCACCGGCCTGGTGCCGAAGTGCGCGAGCATCCCGTTCGCGATGCCGACCGCCGGGTTGTAGATCACCGCGAAGATCACCGAGGCGCTCGCCGCGGAGAAGGCGAAGGGCAGGGCGAACGCGCTGCGGAAGATCCGGATGCCGCGGATCCGCGACTCCATCAGAAGGACCAGCGCCAGCGCACCGAGAACGCCGGGGATCACGGTCATCACCGTGAACAGCGCGGTGGTCCCGAGGACTTTGTAGAACCCGGAGTCGGAGAACATGTCGCGGAAGTGCTTCAGCCCGACGAAGCGCGAGGAGTTCCCGAAGATGTCGCTGCCGTGGGTGCTCAGGACGAACGACTCCACGAGCGGGTACAGGATGAACATCCCGAATACCGCGAGCGACGGCACGAGGAACAACCAGGCCAATCCGTGGTCGCGCGACAGGAAAGCGGACCGGCGTCTGGCGCCTCCACCCCTTGTCACCATCGGTATCGCGTCAGCGTCCTGTGACGCCCCGTCCAACGCGGTCAAAACCCCACCCCTCTGATCAAGTGCTTGAATCGAGAACCCGTTGACAGCCCGAGGATCCCCGTTCCGCAGATCAGCGTGGCGGCGGCTGTCGAACG
This window of the Catenulispora sp. EB89 genome carries:
- a CDS encoding YnfA family protein encodes the protein MTVARSIALFVVAAVLEIGGAWLIWQGVREHRGWGWTACGAVSLALYGFVATLQPSSDFGRVLAAYGGVFVAGSLLWAWVADGYRPDRFDVIGAAVCLVGMAIIMYAPRR
- a CDS encoding Ig-like domain-containing protein, with amino-acid sequence MSGLWISGRVVLTTGNRADAPSPDRMVTDHHDLEDIMFRTTLTTSRTRRYSGAVVAATAAAMVLTPGVAFAAGQPAGPGPGSGHSGTTAGSHRSGHPGHATGHSGHSAGHSAGRSGTGHSGSGSRSPGHTGAGHSASHATGHAGGSRSGGHAAGHTGSGSSTTSGRTAAHGAKVASHSTGSGSSDGRQDSGSKTSSASSAAGMSETVTRLSVSNSDGIVTMSARVSPAHRGSGASAATGSVTFTVDDASSGPIPMSAGKAMVQVELGPGRHTASAKYSGDAEHAPSDSGAVSVTAG
- a CDS encoding ABC transporter substrate-binding protein — translated: MRRTLRTRSLRVAAGLLAAGVALTACSSSSSKGGSSAGGGVPGADALTNAKGVVNLTFWHSMQGTNQKAVTAIVDAFNAKYQGKIHVTDSFQGSYDDAIAKYKTAVSSHTTPSIMQVYDVGTRFMVDSKQAVPVADLAAKDGYSLADLQPNIANYYTVGGKLESMPFNSSMPLLYINVEAFKKAGLDPSNPPKTLDELAADAQKLTVKDGSGKTTQYGFGAADYGWFVEQLAAESGSLYCDNGNGRTAPATKLNITSGAPLTYTNWWSGLVKSGEALNTGRPTTDAQAAFKAGKVAMNLESTGVLGGYVDAGSKASSPFTVATAPFPKVSASDTGGPIIGGASLWIDRVGHSDAEVRASWEFAKFAASAQQQAAWHQATGYFPVSVSALQDPTDVAYRQAHPQFQTAIDELKATQPSAATAGCLLGVMPQARADLEQAMLSVATTGTSADSALSDASTKISKLISDYNSAVSG
- a CDS encoding cytochrome c oxidase assembly protein, whose amino-acid sequence is MPAPLGGAQVGSAWRLNPYVGAILLVVAALYVAGTVVARRRGTRWPVHRTVVFVIGLALFAWTTMSFLAVYQQVMFWPRAVQIITLLMVVPLFLALGMPLTLAIDGGPQWLAGAVRRVLATRIAALLTFPAVVSIVFLVTPFTVYFSPIYEDTLRSRGAAWVLSFALSALGFFYYWTRLRLDPVPKEYPHLVSVWITFAEAIADGALGLTLMLGHHLVAGDWYTALNRPGGLSPRQDQVWGGGALWLIGDLAGVPFLGALWRRMFDEDRDRAAEVDAELDALEAEGAIVYGTASTAAAGVAATAAVAGSGTGAETDDVDASTPASISHTSPATVGAAASGEEAKRTRPWWETDPVLGRRMGFLDEE
- a CDS encoding L,D-transpeptidase, translated to MRTSGAGKGGALIAVAGAVALGVTGCASNSANSGESKTSTTDAVQQAAAVAGTSSAPAAAHAAADDLTSSVPNRPAGGAANSGPAAVPGAAPAAARNTNPVPKLTTKPQPILHPTKPTAPTTPAPPKTTGSNWLSGVPLGHNTPGALDPRCKTGRVICIDMSTRTLLWVVNGKVQYGMDVRFGDENNPTRKGKFDIYLKMEHCISTIYHTSMPDAMFFSGGEAVHFSIDFATYGYAHHSHGCVNVRDRAAVAKLFADTRLGDSVVVY
- a CDS encoding MBL fold metallo-hydrolase, producing the protein MRVTVLGGSGAWPVAGDACSGFLLTHEGFSILVDAGYAVLPRLLELMPAEQLDAVYISHGHPDHCADLNPLLRARALGGADPDPLPVYAPHGALNAVLALDRPGMLDAAVARRDFEPGESFSVGPFDLRTSLLPHWVPNAGVRAAAGGHAVVYTGDCGPHPALVELARGADALIAEATYPEVMAAGDAPYLSTARQAARQASEAGVGRLVLTHLWPGSEPGESLDAAAKEYGGRTHVARGGLSFDA
- a CDS encoding GuaB1 family IMP dehydrogenase-related protein, whose protein sequence is MRFLNQYSPPYDLTYDDVFMVPARSQVGSRLAVDLSSSDGTGTTIPLVVANMTAVAGRRMAETIARRGGIAVIPQDIPLDVVAEVIGWVKDRSPVYDTPVTLAPTSTVGEALALLPKRSHGALVVVDGDGRPAGIVTEADCAGTDRFTNVSDVMSRDLLTIPDGTSAEAAFDALDGKHRLAPVVDADGRLTGLWTRKGALRSALYKPAVDDQGRLRVGAAIGINGDVAARAKELLAAGADVLVIDTAHGHQEKMFEALTAVRALNPGVPLVAGNVVSPEGTRDLIEAGADIVKVGVGPGAMCTTRMMTGVGRPQFSAVYECAAEAHRLGKHVWADGGVRHPRDVALALAAGASNVMIGSWFAGTYESPGDAVRDGDGRLYKENFGMASARAVRLRTAEDSAFDRARKALFEEGISSSRMYLDRDRPGVEDLVDAIIAGVRSSCTYAGAKDLAQFHERAVVGVQSAAGFAEGKPLHSSW
- a CDS encoding carbohydrate ABC transporter permease; the protein is MPSLAVFGMFILYPLVESFVLSTHGSDIFGNSSRFVGLKHFRDMFSDSGFYKVLGTTALFTVMTVIPGVLGALALVLLMESRIRGIRIFRSAFALPFAFSAASASVIFAVIYNPAVGIANGMLAHFGTRPVGWLTDPRWVLLSVVVVQVWMTLGYNVLVLSAGVAAVPGDIIEAARLDGATGWRLNRSILVPLLSPQLFFLTVVSTINSLQAFTAIRILAPEGGPEGKAMTLVYAIYNKGFENGNSDLGTASAYAIVLLFIVLVLTAIQFGVLERKVFYR
- a CDS encoding carbohydrate ABC transporter permease, which gives rise to MSALVKDRIAKVLVYLVLIIAALAVVFPVYYALAGSIMPTRDLIKAPPALVPSGIHPGNFVDVFHAIPLARQYLNSVVVAVIITVAQLATSLLAAYAFVFLPVKWRTAVFGLFLATLMIPWEAIIIPNYKTISNAHLANTYFALVLPFLASAFGTFMLRQSFLQFPMELRDAAKIDGSGHLRFLWRIVVPVSRPTIAAIAVYSFLSAWNQYFWPLLVTDDPKMQTLQLGMSQLNNSESADPRLILAGVACSVLPTLLLVVFGQKFIVKGLTSGAVK
- a CDS encoding YibE/F family protein translates to MAVSSRRSRSAQESSGRGGSGHGHSHGHSHGHGPATPASPRLRTLITALLLPVAAAAVAGLVLLWPSAAKSPIPPQVWVQGTVTASTLVQPGPNGGTAPPAGGSTTTAPGGLDTTNDQLTIQITSGPTKGSTATVTVGVDPSTPKYSVGDGLVLTYDKSQPADGQYNIKDFQRGPPLMSLAIAFALFVLVVGRWRGAGAIAALAVSFGVLVKFTLPAIVGGENSIEVAAVTAGVILFAALYATHGVSVRTSVAVLGTAISLALIGGLGEAGTKLAHLTGLGDDNAATVAGYFHKVDVQGLLLAGIIIGALGVLNDVTATQVSSVWELKAADPTMGAAELFRVGMRIGRDHIGSTVNTLVLAYAGGSLPLFVLMTTSSQGWSGAAGAEVVAEEIVRTLVGSIGLAAAVPITTALAAYFAAGEGGHEAGRESGHGDEPQSSRLTYPDLRERRGGRRSVIDDLAADDALAEDTLPGARRGGGRATPVARMPESRRSGEWNLDGTRAGSGPHRMPRPAPYPAPAPPPQPQPQPQTQPVADPYGQNPYGSDPYGVDPYGTDPYRGQQQNPPYYG